The Patescibacteria group bacterium sequence CTCTTTTGGTGAGTCTGTATGAAGGAACAATAAAAGATGAACGGGCTTTAAAAAGAAGGGTACTAAAGCCTTTTTACCGTTTGATATTTAAGAGGGCTCATTATATGCAGGTAGTTGGCGAGCTTAGTCAACAACAGCTGGCCTGGCTGGAGGATGATAGTACTACTGAGGGAGTGGATATGGAAAAAGGTTGGGAGTACGTTGCCAAAAAAACTAAGGAAAAATTTCAGGAACTTGAAATACTCAGTTCCCGTTTATAATAAAATAAAAAAACAAAAACAAAATGCCATTTAGACACGCTTGGAACTTTGCCAAAGAAAACAATAAACAAATCGCCAAGTATGCCACAGTTGGTTTGACAGCGGGCGTAGTTGATTTTTCAATTTTATTTATTTTGACTGATTTGGCAGGCTGGCATTATCTTGTTTCCGCCACATTTTCTTTTATATTGTCAGCTTTGGTAAATTATACTCTCAATCGTATTTGGACTTTTCGATCCAATGGAAAACGCCGCAAGCAATTGCCGGTATTTTTTATTATTGCTACTTTAGGACTGCTCATAAACAACAATATGATGTATATATCAGTTGAGCATTGGGGGTTTCATTATTTAGTTGCCAAAATTTTAGCTTCAGCTCTGGTTACTTTTTGGAATTTTTTTGGTAATAAATATTTTACTTTCAGGATAAAATAGTTACTAGATTATGTTTGGGTTAAAAAAGAGACCCGCGGTCGAGCTAAGCTCGACCGCGGGCTTTTTGGGCCTTTCAGTCTGGGTGTTGCCAGTCTAGGCTGTGTATGTAGGTGGCCAGTTGGAGAGAAAATTCTTCCAACTTGGCCTGGAAAAGGTCGCCATTGGGTGGCAACTGTTCGCTCTGGTGGAAGAACTCGACCAAAAGCGGTATAGAAAATTCGAAGAGCAGCTGCTTGGCCGTAGGATTGGGGGAAATCTGGCTAATCTTCTCGGCGCTATCGCCAAGAACCTTACCGAAGATTGATAAATCCGAAAGGCTGGTAGCTTCATGAAAAAAGATCAAGAGCTTTTCCTCTATGGATAAGCTCAGCCCATGTAGGCTAGCCTTTTTCTCGGAGCTGGACAACTCCAGCTTGCCTGGCCCGTATTGGTAATAGATGCGGCAGTAGCTGTAGTAGCTCGTGTCCTCGGCACAGTAGTATCCGTAGAAGGCAAAAGTCTGGGTGGAATCCATCTGGGTGGGTATGGGGTAGTAGGGCTTATCCAGCAACCAGACAGCGTAGCTCTGGTCGTGGTAGCGGTTGTGGGCTGATAGTCCAGTCAATTGAGCTAGGCGGGCGGCATCTGGCCACTCGTTTTTTTCCTGGTGTTCTGCGATTGCTTGCTGGCAGATCGTCCTGGCAATAGAGCCGGTCAAAGCCCCAGCGCTTTCTGCTTTGCCGAGAGTGATCTTGCTGCTAGTGGCACAGCCAGTCAGCAGGCAGGCCATTATGATGATAAGGAACAGTTTAACACGATTCATCGGATTCTCCTTCGTTTGTGGTGTTACAGGGTGAATGGCGATGGGGGAGGAAAACACTTTATATTATACATTAATTATGTTTTTGTCAAAAATAATAAACCCGGCCGCGCTTGGCGCGGCCGGGTTTATTATTTATTTTATCTATATCATTTTTTTGAATTCTTCAGCCCTTCGCTACGCTCAGGATTTCGCCAATATTTTTTTAAAGTCCTCAACCATAGGGACCTGTTCGGATTCTAATCCATATCCTTGTGAAGTATAGTAGGCGGCCCAATCAGCTGTCAGGGCACTGGCAAATATTTGAAACCATTTATTTTTGCCAGATAGTTTTAGGTTGGTGACAGGTAGTTTCCTTTTTTTGTATAGCTTGTCCATGACCTGCATTCTTTTTTGAATCTGTTTATGGTCATTGTCATCATGAATAAATATAAAAGAAAAATTTTTGGAAAGACTTTTGGTAGTAGTTGCCACATCAAATCCGGTCATTTCATTGTGGTTCATTTCCGGCAGGACATTATAAAAAGCAGGAATTTTTCCGGTTTCATTAAATTTTATTTTCCATAAATAGGCTAATATTTCATTATTGGTAGAGGCATATATCACAGGAACTTTATTTTTTAATGATTTAGCCAATTTTTTGCCGCGAGTTTCGTAGCTTTTACCTTTCAAAGTCGTGGCCAAAGTACTGAGCTCTTTATATAATTTGTTTTGGTTCATAGCTTTGAGCATGGCTAGAGTATTAAAACCCAAGGCGCATCGAGGCTGGATACCAAAATTTGGCATTTGGATATATGGCAAATTATTTTTTTTGGCAAAAGATATTAATTTACCGCCAGTGGCAATGACTATAATATTTAATTTTTTTTGCTGAGCTTTTTTTAGGCCATCTAAAGACTCCTCGGTATTGCCAGAGTATGAATTGGCAATTATTAAGTATTGTTTGAGCTCTTTGTCAGACATTGCCGGCAATCCATAGTCTTTGTGAGTAATAATATGTATATTAGGAGCGACACTGTTTATAATACCTTGGGCTTGAGCTGAACCACCCATGCCAAGGACGATAAAACGGTCAGATTTTTTGTAAGTTTTTTTATTTTCTATAATGGGTTGATATTCAAATTGTTTTTGAAAATCTAAAAATACTTGGCGCATATAGTTATTTTTTTAATATTTTTAAGGCAGCGTTTACTATATTTGGATAACTGAGTCCATATTTATCCCAAAGATCTTTTGGCTCACCAGATTCACCAAAGCTATCACGAACACCTATCATCATAGTGGGTACTGGAAAATTTTCGGCCAACATTTCTACTATTGCTGAGCCCATGCCGCCGGCTACTTGGTGATCTTCCACAGTGATCAAATGTTTGGTTTTTTTGACACTACGCAATATAGTGGCTTTATCCAGTGGCTTGATAGTGTGGCAATTTATTATTTCTACAGAAATATTTTTTTTCTTTAACTCTTTTTCGGCTAAGAGCGCTTCTTCTAAAATTGGTCCACAGCCAACAATGGTTAAATCCTTACCAGTTTTAAGTATATTAGCCCGGCCTATTTTAAAAGGAGGATTATTTGAAGTTATCTCAGCACTAGCTTGCCTAGCAAAACGAATATAAACTGGCCCTTTTATTTTGGCCGCCATAATGGTTGCTTTTTTAGTTTCATTGTAATCAGCTGGGGCAAGTACTGTTATATTTGGCAAAACTCTCATCAAAGCTATATCTTCTAAAGCCTGATGACTAGCGCCATCTTCACCGACTGAAAGTCCGGTGTGAGAGGCAATTATTTTTACATTGGCCTTTGAATAAGCAACACTTACTCTTATTTGATCCCAGTTTCTTCCCGGATTAAAAACGCCAAAGCTAGTGGCATAGACTATTTTATCGGAAAAAGATAGCCCAGCGGCTACACCCATCATATTTTGTTCGGCTACACCCACTTCTACAAAGCGATTAGGATATTTTTTGGCGAATTTATCTACCCTAGTTGATTCAGCTAAGTCAGCTGACACTACTATTACATCTTTATTTTTTTTACCTAGTTCTAAAATACCGTCGCCAAAACCGTCGCGAGTGGATTTTTGTTTGATATTTTTTTCTATATATTTGTTTGGCATAATTATTTTGTTTGGCACTTTCGAGCTAGACCAGATCCCGAGCTCTGAGTGTAGCCTAAGGGTTGGGGGGATTAGATGGCGTTTTTTAATTCTTTTAAGGCTTTTTGGGCTTCATCTTCCTTAGGTGCTTTACCATGCCACTCATATTTATTTTCCATAAATTTTACACCTTTGCCCAAAGTAGTATGAGCAACAATAGCTACCGGCCCTTTGGCTTGCTTAGCTTTTTTTAGAGCGGTTATTATTTGTTTTATATTGTGCCCGTTTATTTCTATTACTTGCCAGCCAAAGGCTTGGTATTTTTTCTTGAGAGAGCCAAGTGGCATTATATTTTTGGTATAGCCGTCAATTTGTATACCATTATTGTCAATTATAGTGATTAGATTATCTAGCCTGTATTTATTGGCACTCATTACCGCTTCCCAAAGCTGGCCTTCATTGTGCTCACCGTCAGAAGTGACACAATATATTTGATATTTCAGTTTACCCATTTTAGCTGCCAGAGCCATACCGACTGCTTGAGATATTCCTTGGCCCAATGGTCCAGAACTTGTCTCTATTCCAGCCAGACTACCATAGTGTGGGTGTCCTTGTAATTGTGAATTAATTTTTCTTAGACTTTTTAATTTTACCAGAGGGAAGTAACCGCTCCTAGCTAAACTAGAATAAAGAACTGGCGCTATATGTCCATTGGATAATATCAGTCTGTCACGATATGGATAGTCTGGCTGTTCTGGAATATGGTTTAAGATATAAAAATATAATACTGTAAAAATATCAGCCATACCCAAGGATCCGCCCGGATGACCTGATCCAGCACGATATGTCATCTCTATAATATCCTGACGAATTTGATTAGCTAGAGTTTGTAATTGTTTTATAGTTAGCTTAGCCATATTTACCCTGTTAAATAATTTTTAAACAAAGTTTAAAAATTAAATTCAAATTTTTGTAGATTATATTTTATTATAAATTTAGTATATCAAAATTTGAATTTATTTAACAGGGTAAATTTTATCATATTTGCGTT is a genomic window containing:
- a CDS encoding GtrA family protein, translating into MPFRHAWNFAKENNKQIAKYATVGLTAGVVDFSILFILTDLAGWHYLVSATFSFILSALVNYTLNRIWTFRSNGKRRKQLPVFFIIATLGLLINNNMMYISVEHWGFHYLVAKILASALVTFWNFFGNKYFTFRIK
- a CDS encoding transketolase family protein, which encodes MPNKYIEKNIKQKSTRDGFGDGILELGKKNKDVIVVSADLAESTRVDKFAKKYPNRFVEVGVAEQNMMGVAAGLSFSDKIVYATSFGVFNPGRNWDQIRVSVAYSKANVKIIASHTGLSVGEDGASHQALEDIALMRVLPNITVLAPADYNETKKATIMAAKIKGPVYIRFARQASAEITSNNPPFKIGRANILKTGKDLTIVGCGPILEEALLAEKELKKKNISVEIINCHTIKPLDKATILRSVKKTKHLITVEDHQVAGGMGSAIVEMLAENFPVPTMMIGVRDSFGESGEPKDLWDKYGLSYPNIVNAALKILKK
- a CDS encoding transketolase, whose product is MAKLTIKQLQTLANQIRQDIIEMTYRAGSGHPGGSLGMADIFTVLYFYILNHIPEQPDYPYRDRLILSNGHIAPVLYSSLARSGYFPLVKLKSLRKINSQLQGHPHYGSLAGIETSSGPLGQGISQAVGMALAAKMGKLKYQIYCVTSDGEHNEGQLWEAVMSANKYRLDNLITIIDNNGIQIDGYTKNIMPLGSLKKKYQAFGWQVIEINGHNIKQIITALKKAKQAKGPVAIVAHTTLGKGVKFMENKYEWHGKAPKEDEAQKALKELKNAI